Proteins encoded together in one Micromonospora auratinigra window:
- a CDS encoding LysM peptidoglycan-binding domain-containing protein, producing MATEYTARHRRTSQRRIAVGTLVVGAATGAAAILGPVAPASASSVNWDAVAQCESGGNWHINTGNGYYGGLQFSKSTWNGYGGQKYASRADLASRSEQIRIAEKVLDGQGIGAWPVCGKKGGSTKHYSAKSDGDSAKKSTPKKSTKKAGEHRSSRGDRPATRSHRATTPSTGGTDTYVVKRGDTLSMIADAKDLAGGWHALYERNKRVVGADPGLIFPGQKLDLR from the coding sequence ATGGCAACTGAATACACCGCCCGCCACCGTCGGACCAGCCAGCGGCGCATCGCCGTCGGGACGCTCGTCGTCGGCGCCGCCACCGGTGCCGCGGCGATCCTCGGCCCGGTCGCCCCGGCCAGCGCCTCCAGCGTCAACTGGGACGCCGTCGCGCAGTGCGAGTCCGGCGGCAACTGGCACATCAACACCGGCAACGGCTACTACGGCGGCCTGCAGTTCTCCAAGAGCACCTGGAACGGCTACGGCGGCCAGAAGTACGCCAGCCGGGCCGACCTGGCCAGCCGCAGCGAGCAGATCCGCATCGCCGAGAAGGTGCTGGACGGGCAGGGCATCGGCGCCTGGCCGGTCTGCGGCAAGAAGGGCGGCTCGACCAAGCACTACTCGGCCAAGTCGGACGGTGACTCGGCGAAGAAGTCGACGCCGAAGAAGTCGACGAAGAAGGCCGGCGAGCACCGCTCGTCGCGCGGCGACCGGCCGGCCACCCGCAGCCACCGCGCCACCACGCCGAGCACCGGTGGCACGGACACCTACGTGGTCAAGCGCGGCGACACCCTGTCGATGATCGCCGACGCGAAGGACCTCGCCGGCGGCTGGCACGCCCTGTACGAGCGCAACAAGCGCGTGGTCGGCGCCGACCCGGGCCTGATCTTCCCGGGCCAGAAGCTCGACCTGCGCTGA
- a CDS encoding ArsR/SmtB family transcription factor gives MSVNNQIPDYDLDDLLVVTAPDQLRALADPLRGTLLELLLERAATVNELAAAVDRPKSSVAYHVNLLVEAGLLKVVRTRRVRAIEERFYGRVARTYYVGALHRPEDKRMVAAINGITTAAAESAAAHAADELRCTLVHARIPIEDVRAFWSEVQALARRFAQIPRAGDQVYGFVAGLYPTDAPTLPDAAQD, from the coding sequence ATGTCGGTCAATAACCAGATCCCGGACTACGACCTCGACGACCTGCTCGTGGTCACCGCCCCCGACCAGTTGCGCGCGCTGGCCGACCCGCTGCGCGGCACCCTGCTGGAGCTGCTGCTGGAACGCGCCGCCACGGTCAACGAGCTGGCCGCCGCGGTCGACCGGCCCAAGAGCAGCGTCGCGTACCACGTGAACCTGCTCGTCGAGGCCGGGCTGCTCAAGGTGGTCCGCACCCGGCGGGTCCGCGCCATCGAGGAGCGCTTCTACGGCCGGGTCGCCCGCACCTACTACGTGGGCGCGCTGCACCGCCCGGAGGACAAGCGGATGGTGGCCGCCATCAACGGGATCACCACCGCGGCCGCCGAGTCGGCCGCCGCGCACGCCGCCGACGAACTGCGCTGCACGCTGGTGCACGCCCGCATCCCGATCGAGGACGTCCGCGCCTTCTGGAGCGAGGTGCAGGCCCTCGCGCGCCGCTTCGCCCAGATCCCCCGCGCCGGCGACCAGGTGTACGGCTTCGTCGCCGGCCTCTACCCCACCGACGCGCCCACCCTGCCCGACGCCGCGCAGGACTGA
- a CDS encoding dienelactone hydrolase family protein encodes MTDIVFFHHLLGLTDGVRALADELRAGGHTVHTPDLFDGERPATLEEGSALTRRIGGAVLDERADAVVADLPKDLVYAGVSWGAAQAQRLAQTRPGARGALLYEACLPVTGEWAIGPWPDGVAVQVHGMERDPFFGLEGDVDAARELVDIVGPERGELFVYPGEAHLFTDRSLPSYDPDAAALVVRRSRDFLDRLG; translated from the coding sequence ATGACCGACATCGTGTTCTTCCACCACCTGCTGGGTCTCACCGACGGCGTGCGCGCCCTCGCCGACGAGCTGCGCGCCGGTGGGCACACCGTGCACACCCCCGACCTCTTCGACGGCGAGCGGCCGGCCACCCTCGAGGAGGGCAGCGCGCTGACCCGGCGGATCGGCGGCGCGGTGCTCGACGAGCGCGCCGACGCCGTCGTCGCCGACCTGCCCAAGGACCTGGTGTACGCCGGGGTCTCCTGGGGTGCCGCCCAGGCGCAGCGCCTCGCCCAGACCCGCCCCGGCGCGCGCGGCGCGCTGCTCTACGAGGCCTGCCTGCCGGTGACCGGCGAGTGGGCGATCGGCCCCTGGCCGGACGGGGTGGCCGTGCAGGTGCACGGGATGGAGCGGGACCCGTTCTTCGGGCTGGAGGGCGACGTCGACGCCGCCCGCGAGCTGGTCGACATCGTCGGCCCCGAGCGGGGCGAGCTCTTCGTCTACCCGGGCGAGGCGCACCTGTTCACCGACCGCTCGCTGCCGTCGTACGACCCCGACGCCGCCGCCCTGGTGGTGCGGCGGTCCCGGGACTTCCTCGACCGGCTCGGCTGA
- a CDS encoding nuclear transport factor 2 family protein: protein MKVIDRYLEIWNETDPAQRRVLIDEVWAEDGRYTDPLAVVEGRDAFDAMIAAVQEQFAGLRFTLGPVDAHHDIARFTWLLGPEGGEPLVVGFDVAVLTAEGAIAAIHGFLDKVPA from the coding sequence ATGAAGGTCATCGACCGGTACCTGGAGATCTGGAACGAGACGGACCCGGCGCAGCGGCGGGTCCTGATCGACGAGGTGTGGGCCGAGGACGGCCGCTACACCGACCCGCTGGCGGTCGTCGAGGGACGGGACGCGTTCGACGCGATGATCGCCGCGGTGCAGGAGCAGTTCGCGGGGCTGCGGTTCACCCTCGGCCCGGTGGACGCGCACCACGACATCGCCCGGTTCACCTGGCTGCTCGGCCCGGAGGGCGGCGAGCCGCTGGTCGTCGGCTTCGACGTCGCCGTGCTCACCGCCGAGGGCGCCATCGCCGCCATCCACGGCTTCCTGGACAAGGTGCCGGCATGA
- the htpG gene encoding molecular chaperone HtpG, protein MSDRVETLEFQAEARQLLQLMVHSIYSNKDVFLRELISNASDALDKLRLESLVDKDLQVDTADLHIELEIDKDARTLTVRDNGIGMSRDEVVGLIGTIAKSGTAELLRTLRESKDAAASQELIGQFGVGFYATFMVADKVTLLTRRAGQSGGTRWESTGEGTYQVEAVDDAPQGTTVTLHLKPADAEDNLHDYTAEWTIREIVKRYSDFIAWPIRMTVDKPGEDGTTTREEQTLNSMKALWARSRDEVDEAEYKEFYRHVARDWADPLETIHMRGEGTFEYEALLFVPSHAPLDLFSPQGHRGVQLYVKRVFIMDDCDALMPNYLRFVKGVVDAHDLSLNISREILQQDRQIRAVRRRLVKKVLATLKDLSAEAYRTFWSEFGPVVKEGLLEDPDNTEALLDLVRAASTHDPAELTTLRDYVERMKDGQTEIYYATGENRATIENSPHLEAFRAKGYEVLILTDPVDEVWVERVGAYDGKTLRSVAKGQVDLETDEEKERAEAERQEYADLLSWMSGALTDSVKEVRLSTRLTTSPACVVGDAHDMTPTLEKMYRAMGQEVPQVKRILELNPTHPLVTGLRKAHEQGADQTALTETAELLYGMALLAEGGELADPSRFTRILADRLARSL, encoded by the coding sequence GTGAGCGACCGGGTTGAGACGTTGGAGTTCCAGGCGGAGGCGCGTCAGCTGCTCCAGCTGATGGTCCACTCGATCTACTCGAACAAGGACGTCTTCCTGCGGGAGCTGATCTCGAACGCGTCCGACGCGTTGGACAAGCTGCGGCTGGAGTCGCTGGTCGACAAGGACCTGCAGGTCGACACCGCCGACCTGCACATCGAGCTGGAGATCGACAAGGATGCCCGGACGCTGACCGTCCGGGACAACGGCATCGGCATGTCCCGCGACGAGGTGGTCGGCCTGATCGGCACGATCGCCAAGTCCGGCACCGCCGAGCTGCTGCGCACCCTGCGCGAGTCGAAGGACGCCGCCGCGTCCCAGGAGCTGATCGGCCAGTTCGGCGTCGGCTTCTACGCCACCTTCATGGTCGCCGACAAGGTCACCCTGCTGACCCGTCGGGCCGGGCAGTCCGGCGGCACCCGCTGGGAGTCCACCGGCGAGGGCACGTACCAGGTGGAGGCGGTCGACGACGCGCCGCAGGGCACCACGGTGACGCTGCACCTCAAGCCGGCCGACGCCGAGGACAACCTGCACGACTACACCGCCGAGTGGACGATCCGGGAGATCGTCAAGCGCTACTCCGACTTCATCGCCTGGCCGATCCGGATGACCGTCGACAAGCCGGGCGAGGACGGCACCACCACCCGCGAGGAGCAGACGCTCAACTCGATGAAGGCCCTCTGGGCCCGCTCCCGCGACGAGGTCGACGAGGCCGAGTACAAGGAGTTCTACCGGCACGTCGCGCGCGACTGGGCCGACCCGCTGGAGACGATCCACATGCGGGGCGAGGGCACCTTCGAGTACGAGGCGCTGCTCTTCGTGCCCTCGCACGCCCCGCTCGACCTCTTCTCCCCGCAGGGTCACCGCGGCGTGCAGCTCTACGTCAAGCGCGTGTTCATCATGGACGACTGCGACGCGCTGATGCCCAACTACCTGCGCTTCGTCAAGGGCGTGGTGGACGCGCACGACCTGTCGCTCAACATCTCCCGGGAGATCCTCCAGCAGGACCGGCAGATCCGGGCCGTCCGCCGCCGGCTGGTCAAGAAGGTGCTGGCCACGCTGAAGGACCTCTCCGCCGAGGCGTACCGCACCTTCTGGAGCGAGTTCGGCCCGGTGGTCAAGGAGGGTCTGCTGGAGGACCCGGACAACACCGAGGCCCTGCTCGACCTGGTCCGGGCCGCCTCCACCCACGACCCGGCCGAGCTGACCACCCTGCGCGACTACGTCGAGCGGATGAAGGACGGCCAGACCGAGATCTACTACGCCACCGGCGAGAACCGGGCCACCATCGAGAACTCCCCGCACCTGGAGGCGTTCCGGGCCAAGGGGTACGAGGTGCTGATCCTCACCGACCCGGTGGACGAGGTCTGGGTCGAGCGGGTCGGCGCGTACGACGGGAAGACGCTGCGCTCGGTCGCCAAGGGCCAGGTCGATCTGGAGACCGACGAGGAGAAGGAACGGGCCGAGGCCGAGCGGCAGGAGTACGCCGACCTGCTGAGCTGGATGAGCGGCGCGCTCACCGACAGCGTCAAGGAGGTCCGGCTCTCCACCCGGCTCACCACCTCACCGGCCTGCGTGGTCGGCGACGCGCACGACATGACGCCGACGCTGGAGAAGATGTACCGGGCGATGGGCCAGGAGGTGCCCCAGGTGAAGCGGATCCTGGAGCTGAACCCGACCCACCCGCTGGTCACCGGCCTGCGCAAGGCCCACGAGCAGGGCGCCGACCAGACCGCGCTGACCGAGACCGCCGAGCTGCTGTACGGCATGGCGCTGCTGGCCGAGGGCGGCGAACTGGCCGACCCGTCCAGGTTCACCCGTATCCTGGCCGACCGGCTCGCCCGCAGCCTGTAG
- a CDS encoding glycoside hydrolase family 3 protein codes for MRERPCADRSWTPTVGNAAHRDLARQAVRQSQVLLKNDAGVLPPARDNNKIFMAGKSADNIGNSSGGWTISWPGSSGPITPGTTILQGIRAAVGPSTTVTYHQRGTGVDRTYRAAIAVVGETPYAEGQGDRTGSMSLDRDDLRAIATLRSAGVPVIVVLVSGRPMDVAAELPGRHALLASWLPGTEGGGVADVLFGGYAPTGKLPMTWMNSAGQQPINAGDGQVPLFPQGYGLTW; via the coding sequence ATGCGAGAGCGCCCGTGCGCCGACCGGAGCTGGACCCCGACGGTGGGCAATGCCGCCCACCGCGACCTCGCCCGGCAGGCGGTCCGGCAGTCCCAGGTGCTGCTGAAGAACGACGCCGGCGTGCTGCCGCCGGCCCGGGACAACAACAAGATCTTCATGGCCGGCAAGAGCGCCGACAACATCGGCAACTCCAGTGGCGGCTGGACGATCTCCTGGCCGGGCTCGTCCGGCCCGATCACCCCGGGCACCACGATCCTGCAGGGCATCCGCGCCGCCGTCGGGCCGTCCACCACGGTCACCTACCACCAGCGCGGCACCGGCGTCGACCGGACCTACCGGGCCGCGATCGCCGTGGTCGGCGAGACGCCGTACGCCGAGGGCCAGGGGGACCGGACCGGCAGCATGAGCCTGGACCGCGACGACCTGCGCGCCATCGCGACGCTGCGCAGCGCCGGCGTGCCGGTGATCGTGGTGCTGGTCTCCGGCCGGCCGATGGACGTCGCGGCCGAGCTGCCCGGCCGGCACGCGCTGCTCGCCTCCTGGCTGCCCGGCACCGAGGGCGGCGGTGTCGCCGACGTCCTCTTCGGCGGCTACGCCCCGACCGGCAAGCTGCCGATGACCTGGATGAACTCGGCCGGCCAGCAGCCGATCAACGCCGGTGACGGGCAGGTTCCGCTCTTCCCGCAGGGCTACGGGCTGACCTGGTGA
- a CDS encoding YbaB/EbfC family nucleoid-associated protein produces MTNDPFSAAASLDELLTQTQQALSAMRARAVEDADSDPRRLLRAEGSAAGGRVRVVAVQGGRVESVTVDPALASAGWDSLCGHLVVAVNAALAELDSRVSASARADADALAARLGGLREQSARQMAEFSRAVEDVVARLDRYRAARVDRPA; encoded by the coding sequence ATGACCAACGATCCGTTCTCCGCGGCCGCGAGCCTCGACGAGTTGCTCACCCAGACCCAGCAGGCGTTGTCGGCCATGCGGGCGCGGGCCGTCGAGGACGCCGACAGTGACCCCCGCCGGCTGCTGCGCGCGGAGGGCAGTGCGGCCGGTGGCCGGGTCCGGGTGGTGGCCGTCCAGGGTGGACGGGTGGAGTCCGTGACGGTCGACCCGGCGCTGGCCTCGGCCGGCTGGGACAGCCTCTGCGGGCATCTGGTCGTCGCGGTCAACGCCGCGCTGGCCGAGCTCGACTCGCGGGTCAGCGCTTCGGCCCGGGCCGACGCCGACGCGCTCGCCGCGCGACTCGGTGGCCTGCGGGAGCAGTCGGCGCGGCAGATGGCGGAGTTCAGCCGGGCGGTGGAGGACGTGGTCGCCCGGCTCGACCGTTACCGGGCCGCGCGCGTCGACCGCCCGGCCTGA
- a CDS encoding MFS transporter, with protein MTVLEERTVRAVAAPRAETGWGALLVLLTGTFITLLDFFIVNVAIPSIQVDLGAGPSAVQWMVAGFGLALAAGLITGGRLGDLYGRRRLYAVGLGLFTLASAACGLAPNAGVLVAGRVVQGVAAALLMPQVLAIINTVYTGARRARAFSAYGVAVGLGAVFGQLIGGLLIRADIAGLGWRSIFLINVPLGAVAVAACRRLVPESRSATGARLDLVGTVLVGLGLVAVVYPLVAGESAGWCLVAVALLAAFAGHQRRLAARGGAPLVSPGLFAARSYTVGVLVSLAFQLTMASFFLVLALYLQDGRGLSALASGLIFVPLGAAYLVTSMRSGRLAARGGRRTLTVGTLVLATGYGLLALAADAPIGWLLPGLAVAGAGMGFVVAPLPSIVMAGVPAGHAAAASGVLSAAQQAGNAIGVALIGSVFYRAVGADGVPQAFALSLDVLVALSVAVAALVRLLPRRAA; from the coding sequence ATGACCGTCCTGGAGGAGCGGACCGTCCGCGCGGTCGCCGCGCCGCGCGCCGAGACCGGCTGGGGCGCCCTGCTGGTGCTGCTGACCGGCACCTTCATCACGCTGCTGGACTTCTTCATCGTCAACGTGGCGATCCCGTCGATCCAGGTGGACCTGGGGGCCGGACCGTCGGCCGTGCAGTGGATGGTCGCCGGCTTCGGCCTGGCGCTGGCCGCCGGCCTGATCACCGGCGGCCGGCTGGGCGACCTGTACGGACGACGCCGGCTGTACGCCGTCGGCCTCGGCCTGTTCACCCTCGCCTCGGCGGCCTGCGGGCTGGCCCCGAACGCCGGCGTGCTGGTCGCCGGCCGGGTCGTGCAGGGGGTGGCCGCCGCGCTGCTGATGCCCCAGGTGCTCGCGATCATCAACACCGTCTACACCGGTGCCCGGCGGGCCCGGGCGTTCAGCGCCTACGGCGTCGCGGTCGGGCTGGGGGCGGTGTTCGGGCAGCTCATCGGCGGCCTGCTGATCCGCGCCGACATCGCCGGCCTGGGCTGGCGCAGCATCTTCCTGATCAACGTGCCGCTCGGCGCGGTCGCGGTGGCGGCCTGCCGGCGGCTGGTGCCCGAGTCGCGCTCGGCCACCGGGGCGCGACTGGACCTGGTCGGCACCGTGCTGGTCGGCCTCGGACTGGTCGCCGTGGTGTACCCGTTGGTGGCCGGCGAGTCGGCCGGCTGGTGCCTGGTCGCCGTGGCGCTGCTGGCCGCATTCGCCGGGCACCAGCGCCGGCTGGCGGCCCGGGGCGGGGCGCCGCTGGTGAGCCCCGGCCTGTTCGCCGCCCGCTCGTACACCGTGGGGGTGCTGGTCAGCCTCGCCTTCCAGCTCACCATGGCGTCGTTCTTCCTGGTGCTCGCGCTCTACCTGCAGGACGGGCGCGGGCTCTCCGCCCTCGCCTCCGGGCTGATCTTCGTGCCGCTCGGCGCGGCCTACCTGGTCACCTCGATGCGCTCCGGCCGGCTCGCCGCCCGCGGGGGCCGGCGGACGCTCACCGTCGGCACGCTGGTGCTCGCCACCGGGTACGGCCTGCTCGCCCTCGCCGCCGACGCGCCGATCGGCTGGCTGCTGCCGGGGCTCGCCGTGGCCGGGGCGGGGATGGGCTTCGTGGTGGCGCCGCTGCCCTCGATCGTGATGGCCGGGGTGCCGGCCGGGCACGCGGCGGCGGCCTCCGGTGTGCTGTCCGCGGCCCAGCAGGCCGGCAACGCGATCGGGGTGGCCCTGATCGGCAGCGTGTTCTACCGGGCGGTCGGCGCCGACGGGGTCCCGCAGGCGTTCGCGCTCAGCCTGGACGTCCTGGTGGCGCTGAGCGTCGCGGTGGCGGCCCTGGTGCGGTTGCTGCCCCGGCGTGCGGCCTGA
- a CDS encoding DUF6236 family protein: protein MSDIALYHPHVDFADEAWLKGAVLYWPKLARMRPGTVAARPDSDTVRQLRDALDCIVDISLRAHGPGTPIKKVDELFFGFLDRHLAELLPRYGLSGRDIDPVAESRGIAGGFRPRDRRLAGVFPGKMSWHLADRLAHEGLLVRLERRADDGGRLPLSHFGLHRDLAAVYLAVLADVVARANRMATVTDLPVTLATSGGWTVDAIAAALLDDGPPAGAAEPEPAQAFAVLALSVAVPGNLADVPVRRVIEARRHLQPQLLAYRAYLDSLAPALAELAAVADPAVRAAHLSALVDREVAQRIDATARQLSKLGLEPVRALLTTQTLVPPAALAMLGGALDLPPVVTGAGAVAATVLGATATMLGGRDQVTAAHPTGYLLGLRAELGAGQVVSAVRAAYRRAAGSRRPGR from the coding sequence GTGAGCGACATCGCCCTGTATCACCCGCATGTCGACTTCGCCGACGAGGCATGGCTCAAGGGCGCCGTCCTCTACTGGCCGAAGCTCGCCCGGATGCGCCCCGGCACCGTCGCCGCGCGCCCCGACTCGGACACGGTCCGCCAGCTTCGCGACGCCCTCGACTGCATCGTCGACATCTCCCTGCGGGCGCACGGCCCCGGCACGCCGATCAAGAAGGTCGACGAGCTCTTCTTCGGCTTCCTCGACCGCCACCTGGCCGAGCTGCTGCCCCGGTACGGCCTGTCGGGGCGCGACATCGACCCGGTGGCCGAGAGCCGGGGAATCGCGGGAGGCTTCCGCCCGCGCGACCGACGGTTGGCCGGGGTGTTCCCCGGGAAGATGTCCTGGCACCTGGCCGACCGGCTGGCCCACGAGGGCCTGCTGGTGCGATTGGAACGCCGGGCCGACGACGGCGGGCGACTGCCGCTCAGCCACTTCGGGCTGCACCGGGACCTCGCCGCCGTCTACCTCGCGGTGCTCGCCGACGTCGTCGCCCGCGCCAACCGGATGGCCACCGTCACCGACCTGCCGGTGACCCTGGCGACGAGCGGCGGCTGGACGGTCGACGCCATCGCCGCCGCGCTGCTGGACGACGGGCCGCCGGCCGGGGCCGCCGAGCCCGAGCCGGCCCAGGCCTTCGCGGTCCTCGCGCTGTCGGTCGCCGTACCCGGCAACCTCGCCGACGTCCCGGTACGGCGGGTCATCGAGGCCCGCCGGCACCTGCAGCCGCAGCTGCTCGCCTACCGCGCCTACCTGGACTCGCTGGCGCCCGCCCTGGCCGAACTGGCCGCCGTCGCCGATCCGGCGGTGCGGGCCGCGCACCTGTCGGCCTTGGTCGACCGGGAGGTCGCGCAGCGGATCGACGCCACCGCTCGGCAGCTGTCGAAGCTCGGCCTCGAGCCGGTCCGGGCACTGCTCACCACGCAGACCCTGGTGCCGCCGGCGGCGCTGGCCATGCTCGGCGGCGCGCTGGACCTGCCGCCCGTGGTGACCGGCGCGGGAGCGGTCGCCGCCACCGTGCTCGGCGCGACCGCGACCATGCTCGGGGGCCGCGACCAGGTCACGGCGGCCCATCCGACCGGATATCTGCTGGGTCTGCGCGCCGAACTCGGCGCGGGTCAGGTCGTCTCGGCGGTGCGGGCCGCCTACCGTCGGGCGGCCGGATCGCGGCGACCCGGCCGGTGA
- a CDS encoding LuxR family transcriptional regulator, translating into MLYGREAELAAVGALLATVRRGGSGALVVRGEPGIGKTALLAHADLAGLRVLRAAGVESEAELPFAGLHLLLRPVLDRLDAVPAVQAEALRGALGLAAAGAPDRFLVGLAVLSLLSEVADDGPLLAVVDDAQWLDRASGDALLFAARRLDAEPVGVLFAARTDGFPAPGVPELALAGLDPSAAAALLAAHAADLDAGARYRVLAEAVGNPLALIELPAAAASGAGVLPDRLREAFQARVRTLPEGVRTLLEVAAADDTGEVGVLLRAAGKLGAGRAELDDAVRAGLLTGQRPVAFRHPLVRAAVWQDTPPGRRLAVHEVLAAALDGPADADRRAWHLASATTGTDERVAAELERTAAWAGERAGHAAAAAAYERAAGLSAAPAARLRRLTLAAEAAAEAGDLDRSDTLAVAAERGDPDDPVLAARLTAVRAAADFWRGALPSAHARLLSGAARVAGTDRHLALRLLVDALHVGWYAGERELVESVARLRPARVPDDPLTPLAGLLIHAAAPVAGVAEDADGTDWAAPGALVGAARAAGDEPGAAILVAGLGLILGQEAATIEVAGEEVARARRRGRVGRLPQALFYLACGWQFAGRPAEAAATAEEGLAIARDTDQRQWVDRLGEPQAYRAAMVGDEDGCRRVTDGALAAVAGGDPAWQVPWVYAARGLLELGHGRAEPALEWLAPLAQGRARFHVPATRSTPDLVEAAVRAGRPELAVDAFTQFRRWAGHVRQPWVDAVVRRCRALLEPDGTAEESYRAALAAHRGLNRAFDEARTALLYGEWLRRARRPAEARGHLSAALDGFERCGAAPWAARARTELGATGTATPRRPDGPAALLTPQELRIVRLAAAGLSNKDIATQLFLSARTVGYHLYKAYPKLGVVSRGELAGLGLDAP; encoded by the coding sequence ATGCTGTACGGGCGGGAGGCGGAGCTGGCGGCCGTCGGGGCGCTGCTGGCGACCGTGCGTCGGGGCGGCAGCGGCGCGCTGGTCGTGCGCGGCGAGCCGGGCATCGGGAAGACGGCGCTGCTCGCGCACGCCGACCTGGCCGGGCTGCGGGTGTTGCGGGCCGCCGGGGTGGAGTCGGAGGCGGAGCTGCCCTTCGCGGGCCTGCACCTGCTGCTGCGCCCGGTGCTGGACCGGCTCGACGCGGTGCCGGCGGTGCAGGCCGAGGCGTTGCGTGGCGCGTTGGGGCTGGCGGCGGCCGGCGCGCCGGACCGGTTCCTGGTCGGCCTCGCGGTGCTGTCGCTGCTGTCCGAAGTGGCCGACGACGGTCCGCTGCTGGCCGTGGTGGACGACGCGCAGTGGCTGGACCGGGCCTCGGGCGACGCGCTGCTGTTCGCGGCGCGCCGGCTCGACGCCGAGCCGGTCGGCGTGCTCTTCGCCGCCCGTACCGACGGCTTTCCGGCGCCCGGCGTACCGGAGCTGGCGCTGGCCGGGTTGGACCCGTCGGCCGCGGCGGCGCTGCTGGCCGCGCACGCCGCCGACCTGGACGCCGGCGCGCGGTACCGGGTGCTCGCCGAGGCGGTCGGCAACCCGCTGGCGTTGATCGAGCTGCCGGCCGCGGCGGCCTCCGGCGCGGGCGTGCTGCCCGACCGGCTGCGCGAGGCGTTCCAGGCGCGGGTGCGGACCCTGCCCGAGGGGGTGCGGACCCTGCTGGAGGTGGCCGCCGCCGACGACACCGGCGAGGTGGGCGTGCTGCTGCGCGCCGCCGGCAAGCTGGGCGCGGGCCGCGCCGAGCTGGACGACGCGGTCCGCGCCGGGCTGCTGACCGGGCAGCGGCCGGTGGCGTTCCGGCACCCGCTGGTCCGGGCGGCCGTCTGGCAGGACACCCCGCCCGGCCGGCGTCTCGCGGTGCACGAGGTGCTGGCCGCCGCGCTGGACGGGCCGGCCGACGCCGACCGCCGGGCGTGGCACCTGGCCTCGGCGACCACCGGCACCGACGAGCGGGTGGCCGCCGAGTTGGAGCGCACCGCGGCGTGGGCCGGGGAGCGGGCCGGGCACGCGGCGGCGGCAGCCGCGTACGAGCGGGCCGCGGGGCTCTCGGCGGCGCCGGCCGCCCGGCTGCGTCGGCTCACCCTGGCCGCCGAGGCCGCGGCCGAGGCGGGCGACCTGGACCGCTCGGACACCCTCGCCGTGGCGGCCGAGCGCGGCGACCCGGACGACCCGGTGCTGGCGGCCCGGCTGACCGCGGTCCGCGCGGCGGCCGACTTCTGGCGGGGGGCGCTGCCGTCGGCGCACGCGCGGCTGCTGAGCGGCGCCGCCCGGGTCGCCGGCACCGACCGGCACCTGGCGTTGCGGCTGCTGGTCGACGCGCTGCACGTCGGGTGGTACGCGGGGGAGCGGGAGCTGGTGGAGTCGGTGGCGCGGTTGCGGCCGGCGCGGGTACCGGACGACCCCCTCACGCCGCTGGCCGGGCTGCTGATCCACGCGGCGGCCCCGGTCGCCGGCGTGGCGGAGGACGCCGACGGGACGGACTGGGCCGCACCCGGTGCCCTGGTCGGGGCGGCGCGCGCGGCCGGGGACGAGCCGGGCGCCGCGATCCTCGTCGCCGGGCTGGGGCTGATCCTCGGTCAGGAGGCGGCCACCATCGAGGTGGCCGGGGAGGAGGTCGCCCGGGCGCGCCGGCGGGGCCGGGTGGGCCGGCTGCCGCAGGCGTTGTTCTACCTGGCCTGCGGTTGGCAGTTCGCCGGCCGGCCGGCCGAGGCGGCCGCCACCGCGGAGGAGGGGCTGGCGATCGCCCGCGACACCGACCAGCGGCAGTGGGTCGACCGGCTCGGCGAGCCGCAGGCGTACCGGGCCGCGATGGTCGGTGACGAGGACGGGTGCCGCCGGGTCACCGACGGCGCGCTGGCCGCCGTGGCGGGCGGCGACCCGGCCTGGCAGGTGCCCTGGGTGTACGCCGCGCGGGGCCTGCTGGAGCTGGGGCACGGCCGCGCGGAGCCGGCGCTGGAGTGGCTGGCGCCGCTGGCGCAGGGGCGCGCGCGGTTCCACGTCCCGGCCACCCGCAGCACTCCGGACCTGGTGGAGGCGGCGGTGCGGGCCGGCCGGCCGGAGCTGGCGGTCGACGCGTTCACCCAGTTCCGGCGCTGGGCCGGCCACGTCCGGCAGCCGTGGGTCGACGCGGTGGTACGGCGGTGCCGGGCGCTGCTGGAGCCGGACGGGACGGCGGAGGAGTCGTACCGGGCGGCGCTGGCCGCGCACCGGGGGCTCAACCGAGCGTTCGACGAGGCCCGCACGGCGTTGCTGTACGGCGAGTGGCTGCGCCGCGCCCGCCGTCCCGCCGAGGCGCGGGGGCACCTGTCGGCCGCGCTGGACGGGTTCGAGCGCTGCGGTGCGGCGCCGTGGGCGGCGCGGGCGCGGACCGAGCTGGGCGCCACCGGCACGGCCACTCCCCGGCGCCCGGACGGCCCGGCGGCCCTGCTCACCCCGCAGGAGCTGCGGATCGTGCGGCTCGCGGCGGCGGGACTGTCGAACAAGGACATCGCGACCCAGCTCTTCCTCTCCGCGCGCACCGTCGGCTACCACCTCTACAAGGCGTACCCGAAGCTGGGGGTGGTGTCGCGGGGCGAGCTGGCCGGGCTGGGGCTGGACGCGCCCTGA